DNA sequence from the uncultured Ilyobacter sp. genome:
GACGGTGGCGGACTGGAAGAACTGAGAAAAGATGGATATATGTAAGATAATATAAATTAAAGAGGTGTTAGGATTGTGCCTGGAGATATAGTTACTTTAATAGTGGTTACAATAATGTTTTTAGCTTTGGTTTCTGAAATCTTTGAACCTGTGCTTATATTTTTTATTACCCTTGTAGTCCTAATGTCATTTGGAGTTATAGATATACAAGGGGCAGTAGCAGGGTTTTCCAATCCAGGTGTAATGACAATAGCAGCTCTTTTTGTTGTGGCAGGAACAGTGCAAAAGTCTCCTTATATGTTTAATTTTTCGAATAAAATTTTCGGAGACAGCTACGAGGGAAATAAAAGCATATTGAAATTTATGATTCCTGTGACATTGTTTTCTGCTTTTATGAACAACACTCCCATAGTTTCACTCTTTATACCCCTGGTAAGAGACTGGTGTCGCAAGATAAATATCTCTCCATCTAAGTTTCTCATTCCCCTTTCTTATACCTCTATTTTTGGAGGGATGCTAACCCTCATAGGAACATCTACAAATCTAGTCGTAAGCGGTATGATGGAAAACCACGGTTATGAACCTCTTGGGATGTTTCAGATAAGCAAAGTGAGTATATTTCTGGTGATAGCAGGGACAGTCTATCTCATTATATTTGGTTATAAAATACTTCCTGACAACAAGGATACAATCAATAGAGTAAAAAATAACAGCAGAGAATATCTGGTCCAATTTTATGTAGAAGAGGACAGTCCCATAGCTGGAAAAACAGTGGAACAGGCCTCTCTTAGAAATCTAGATGGTCTCTATCTAGTAGAGATAAAAAGACGTGAGAAAAAAACCATAGTACCTGTAGAAAGAGATGAGCTAATAAGAGGGGGAGATATCCTTGTATTTACAGGGAGAATAGATACCCTTGCACAGCTGCAAGCCATAGAAGGACTAAAGATACATGACACTTCAAAATTTGATATGGAGGATCTAAAGAATGGTACTGCAGAAATAATAGAAGCGGTAATATCAGAATCCTTTCCATTTCTTCATGGGACTATAAAAGAAACCCGTTTTAGCAATTATTATGACGGTGCAGTTATAGCAGTAATAAGAAACGGAGAACGTCTTAAGATAAAGATAGGCGATATAAAACTACAATCAGGAGACACTATACTGCTTTTAGCAAAAAAAGGGTTTCAGGATAGATGGGGGGACGCAAGGGATTTTTATCTCATGACAAGTCATGTGACAGAAAGTTATCTGATAAAAGAAAGGGCATGGATACCCTTGGTTTCCTTTGGAGTTACTATAGTTTTGGCAGCTTTTAATATTGTTCCTATCCTCCATGCCTCTTTTATTGGTATAAGCCTTTTATTTATAACCAAAACCGTCGAGCCTAGAGAATGTCTAAAAATAATAGACTGGCCCACAATAATAGTAATAGCTTTTTCCTTTGGAATAGGTGGAGCGATGATCGGAAGTGGTGCGGCCAGTTTAATAGCCGTAAAATTAATTGATATCACAAAAGGAATGAATGGATACGGCGCCTTGGCCATAGTGTATATAATGACAAATATATTAACAGAGCTAATAACAAACAATGCAGCAGCAATACTAGCCTTTCCAATAGCTCTAGAAGTATCAAGGTCATTGGGAATAAGCCATCTTCCCTTTTCCATAGTAGTTGCCATAGCAGCGACGTCTTCATTTTCATCGCCCTATGGATACCAGACAAACCTAATGGTATATGGTCCAGGAGGGTATAAATATAAAGATTTCATAAAAATTGGGTTGCCATTAAATATTTTATTTATGATTATTTCGGTAATACTTATCCCAATTTTTTATCCATTTAATAACTGATAGATACACACAACAGGAGGAATTTATAATGTCAGTCATAGCAAAAGACGAAAATATGAATATAGTTATAGTAGGTCATGTGGATCATGGTAAATCTACCATAATAGGAAGACTTTTAGCTGATACCAAGTCTCTTCCAGAAGGGAAGTTGGAGCAGGTAAAAGAAACTTGTAAGAGAAACTCAAAACCTTTTGAGTATGCCTTTCTTTTAGATGCCCTAAAAGATGAACAGGCTCAGGGAATAACAATAGATGCAGCAAGGGTTTTCTTTCATACAGAAAAAAGAAAATATATAATAATAGACGCCCCAGGACACATAGAATTTTTAAAAAATATGGTCACAGGTGCAGCGAGAGCAGAGGCAGCCATATTGGTGATAGATGCCAATGAAGGGGTAATGGAAAACTCCAAAAGACATGGTTATCTTCTATCCATGCTAGGAATCAAACAGGTAGTCGTAGTAGTTAACAAGATGGACCTTATAGACTATAATCAGGATAGATATGAAGATATAGTGAAAGAATATACAGCATTTCTAAAGGATATAGATGTAGAAGCAGAGACCTTTATACCTGTAAGTGGATTTATGGGAGACAACATTGCATCTGTTTCTGAAAAGATGCCTTGGTATGAAGGCAAGTCAGTTTTAAACCAGCTTGATTCCCTTGAAAATAAGAAACAAATTGGAAAGCAGGTCTTTAGAATGCCTGTTCAGGGAGTATATAAGTTTACAGCTGGAGGAGACGACAGAAGAATTGTAGCCGGTAGTATTGACACGGGGAAAATAGCTGTAGGAAATGAGGTAATCTTTTATCCCAGTGGTAAAAAATCGAAGGTTAAATCAATAGAGAAATTTAATGCACCTACTCAGACGGAGGAAATGGCAGGAAGTGCCACAGGATTTACTTTAGAAGAGCAGATATATGTAACAAGGGGAGAGCTTGCCTGTATATTAGGCGAAGATAAGCCAGAAACGACCACTAGAATTAAAACAAAATTATTTTGGCTAGGTAGAGAAGATCTAGATACATCTAGAGATTACTTCATAAAAGTAGGTACAAAAAAAGTAAAGGCAGAACTAGAAGAAGTAACAACAGTATTAGATGCCTCAACTTTAAAAAATACTGTGAGACAGAATATTAAAAGACATGAAGTGGCAGAAGTTGTATTCAAACTAGAAAAAGAGATAGCCTTTGATAAGGCATCTAAAATAGCCGAAACTTCAAGATTTGTATTGATAGATGACTATGAGATCTCAGGTGGTGGAATCATAGTGGAAGGTCTAGATGATGGAAATAAAAATCTAAGGGAACAAGTATCTAAAAGAGATGTGAAATGGATAGAAAGTGCAGTTACAAAAGAAGAGAGATCTGTAAGATACGCTCAAAGACCGACTCTGATACTAATATCAGGTAATAAGGGAGATAATAAAAAAGAAATAGCCAGATATCTAGAAAGAGGACTATTCTTAGACGGAAGAAGCGTATATTACATGGGAATAGGAAACGTATTATATGGAATAGATGCCGATATAAAAGAAGAAAACTCCATGGATAACAGAAAAGAGCACATCAGAAGATTTGCAGAAACTTCAAATATATTATTAGACGCCGGAAAGATAGTATTTGCAACGGCAAATAATATAACCCAGGATGACCTTAAGATAATTCATACAGTAATAAAGAGTGACGATATAAAACTCGTTTGCGTTGGTGATGTTGCTGACCCTGAAATATCCGCAGATTTACACTTTGATTCTG
Encoded proteins:
- a CDS encoding SLC13 family permease is translated as MFLALVSEIFEPVLIFFITLVVLMSFGVIDIQGAVAGFSNPGVMTIAALFVVAGTVQKSPYMFNFSNKIFGDSYEGNKSILKFMIPVTLFSAFMNNTPIVSLFIPLVRDWCRKINISPSKFLIPLSYTSIFGGMLTLIGTSTNLVVSGMMENHGYEPLGMFQISKVSIFLVIAGTVYLIIFGYKILPDNKDTINRVKNNSREYLVQFYVEEDSPIAGKTVEQASLRNLDGLYLVEIKRREKKTIVPVERDELIRGGDILVFTGRIDTLAQLQAIEGLKIHDTSKFDMEDLKNGTAEIIEAVISESFPFLHGTIKETRFSNYYDGAVIAVIRNGERLKIKIGDIKLQSGDTILLLAKKGFQDRWGDARDFYLMTSHVTESYLIKERAWIPLVSFGVTIVLAAFNIVPILHASFIGISLLFITKTVEPRECLKIIDWPTIIVIAFSFGIGGAMIGSGAASLIAVKLIDITKGMNGYGALAIVYIMTNILTELITNNAAAILAFPIALEVSRSLGISHLPFSIVVAIAATSSFSSPYGYQTNLMVYGPGGYKYKDFIKIGLPLNILFMIISVILIPIFYPFNN
- a CDS encoding GTP-binding protein produces the protein MSVIAKDENMNIVIVGHVDHGKSTIIGRLLADTKSLPEGKLEQVKETCKRNSKPFEYAFLLDALKDEQAQGITIDAARVFFHTEKRKYIIIDAPGHIEFLKNMVTGAARAEAAILVIDANEGVMENSKRHGYLLSMLGIKQVVVVVNKMDLIDYNQDRYEDIVKEYTAFLKDIDVEAETFIPVSGFMGDNIASVSEKMPWYEGKSVLNQLDSLENKKQIGKQVFRMPVQGVYKFTAGGDDRRIVAGSIDTGKIAVGNEVIFYPSGKKSKVKSIEKFNAPTQTEEMAGSATGFTLEEQIYVTRGELACILGEDKPETTTRIKTKLFWLGREDLDTSRDYFIKVGTKKVKAELEEVTTVLDASTLKNTVRQNIKRHEVAEVVFKLEKEIAFDKASKIAETSRFVLIDDYEISGGGIIVEGLDDGNKNLREQVSKRDVKWIESAVTKEERSVRYAQRPTLILISGNKGDNKKEIARYLERGLFLDGRSVYYMGIGNVLYGIDADIKEENSMDNRKEHIRRFAETSNILLDAGKIVFATANNITQDDLKIIHTVIKSDDIKLVCVGDVADPEISADLHFDSDMSKDEIFASVKSMCINSKIIFNPYFG